The Flavobacteriaceae bacterium 3519-10 genome includes a window with the following:
- a CDS encoding MoxR-like ATPase in aerotolerance operon, translating to MSEQYQAEDIRILTEKVREQNYFFTLLKQEINKAIIGQEYMVDRLLIGLLGNGHVLLEGVPGLAKTLAIKTLADAVQGDFSRIQFTPDLLPADVVGTMMYNIKDNDFTIKRGPVFANFVLADEINRAPSKVQSALLEAMQEKQVTIGDETMNLPKPFLVLATQNPIDQEGTYLLPEAQTDRFMLKCTITYPDFEDERKIMKMVATSHQLEIRPVISLQNIVEAKNLINQIYLDEKIEKYILDMVFATRFPEKYGLAELKNYISFGASPRASINLAIASRAMAFLKNRAFVLPEDVKEIAKDVLRHRIGLSFEAEAEEITADEIVDRILGKVQAP from the coding sequence ATGTCAGAACAATATCAGGCGGAAGATATCAGGATTCTTACCGAAAAAGTGCGCGAACAGAACTACTTTTTCACCCTTTTAAAACAGGAAATCAACAAAGCAATCATCGGCCAGGAATATATGGTAGACCGTTTATTAATCGGACTCCTTGGGAATGGCCATGTGCTTTTGGAAGGTGTACCCGGCCTCGCAAAAACCCTTGCGATAAAAACTTTGGCCGATGCGGTACAGGGTGATTTTTCAAGGATTCAGTTCACACCTGATTTATTGCCCGCAGACGTTGTGGGAACGATGATGTATAATATCAAAGACAACGATTTCACGATAAAAAGAGGACCTGTATTCGCCAACTTTGTACTGGCAGATGAGATCAACCGTGCGCCCTCGAAAGTGCAGTCGGCTCTGCTTGAAGCCATGCAGGAAAAACAGGTAACAATCGGCGATGAAACCATGAATTTACCTAAACCATTTCTGGTTTTAGCTACACAAAACCCTATCGATCAGGAAGGAACCTATCTTCTGCCCGAGGCGCAAACGGACCGTTTTATGCTGAAATGCACCATCACCTACCCCGATTTCGAGGACGAAAGGAAGATTATGAAAATGGTAGCAACCTCTCACCAACTGGAAATCCGACCCGTAATTTCGTTACAGAATATTGTTGAAGCTAAAAACCTGATCAACCAAATCTACCTCGACGAAAAAATCGAAAAATACATCCTCGACATGGTATTTGCCACGCGTTTTCCCGAAAAATATGGCTTAGCAGAACTTAAAAACTACATCAGTTTTGGTGCATCACCGCGGGCTTCGATAAATCTGGCGATTGCATCACGTGCGATGGCTTTCCTAAAAAACCGTGCGTTTGTACTGCCTGAAGATGTGAAAGAAATTGCCAAAGATGTGTTGCGCCACCGTATCGGACTTAGTTTCGAAGCGGAAGCGGAAGAAATTACGGCAGATGAAATTGTGGACAGAATTCTGGGCAAAGTACAGGCACCGTAG